A single genomic interval of Thermovirga sp. harbors:
- a CDS encoding cysteine--tRNA ligase, which yields MALCFYNDLTRKKEAFVPIEPGKVRFYSCGPTVYDFFHIGNARPFIIFDVLRRYLEARGYEVTYVQNFTDIDDKMINRAVQLGVSVRELADRFIEAYFEDADALGVRRPTFSPRATEFIPEIIDLVARLVQKGHGYVVDGDVYFDVLSFPGYGKLAKQSLDDLLSGARIEVDPRKRHPLDFALWKGKKEGEPSWKSPWGEGRPGWHIECSAMSMALLGETIDIHAGGSDLVFPHHDNEIAQAEGATGKPFVRYWIHNGYILLDQEKMSKSLGNILTAREARERFSPSAIRLFMLSAHYRSPISFSDESLGQAESAAARIRNSYLELVSAPVEEKGSPQGEETLPFDEAQERFNAALDDDFNTAGAIGTLFEAIRTINQATSGGKSLTPAFKERALSFFDYVNGILGIIERTERGDENLEEEVEALLAEREKARRDRDFKRADSIRDELASRGIILEDTPHGTRWKRS from the coding sequence ATGGCTCTGTGCTTTTACAACGACCTCACCCGGAAGAAGGAGGCCTTTGTCCCCATCGAACCGGGAAAGGTCCGTTTCTATTCCTGCGGCCCTACGGTATACGATTTCTTCCATATCGGCAACGCTCGTCCCTTCATAATATTCGATGTCCTTCGCCGTTACCTCGAGGCACGGGGTTACGAGGTGACCTACGTCCAGAATTTCACCGACATCGACGACAAGATGATAAACAGGGCGGTCCAGCTGGGCGTCTCCGTGCGGGAACTGGCCGACCGGTTCATCGAAGCCTACTTCGAGGACGCCGACGCCCTCGGCGTAAGGCGCCCCACCTTTTCGCCAAGGGCCACCGAATTCATCCCCGAAATCATCGACCTGGTGGCCCGCCTCGTCCAAAAGGGGCACGGCTACGTGGTTGACGGTGACGTATACTTTGACGTCCTGTCCTTTCCGGGCTATGGCAAGTTGGCGAAGCAGTCCCTGGACGACCTCCTTTCCGGGGCCCGCATCGAGGTAGATCCCAGGAAACGACACCCCCTGGACTTTGCTCTCTGGAAGGGCAAAAAGGAGGGTGAACCTTCCTGGAAGAGCCCTTGGGGGGAGGGCCGGCCGGGATGGCACATCGAGTGCAGCGCCATGTCCATGGCCCTGCTCGGCGAGACCATCGATATCCATGCCGGCGGAAGCGACCTGGTCTTTCCCCACCACGATAACGAGATAGCCCAGGCCGAGGGCGCGACGGGCAAACCCTTCGTGAGATACTGGATCCACAATGGCTACATCCTCCTCGACCAGGAAAAGATGTCAAAATCCCTCGGCAACATCCTCACCGCCCGGGAGGCTCGTGAGCGGTTTTCTCCCTCGGCCATCAGGCTTTTCATGCTCAGCGCCCACTACAGGTCCCCCATCAGTTTTTCCGATGAAAGCCTGGGGCAGGCCGAAAGCGCCGCCGCCAGGATAAGGAACTCCTACCTTGAACTCGTCAGCGCCCCCGTGGAAGAGAAAGGGTCGCCTCAAGGGGAGGAGACCCTCCCCTTCGATGAGGCCCAAGAGCGCTTCAACGCGGCCCTCGACGACGATTTCAACACCGCCGGAGCCATCGGAACCCTCTTCGAGGCCATAAGGACCATCAACCAGGCCACGTCGGGCGGCAAAAGCCTCACGCCGGCCTTCAAGGAGAGGGCGCTCTCGTTTTTCGATTACGTCAACGGCATACTGGGGATCATCGAAAGGACGGAAAGAGGGGACGAAAACCTCGAAGAAGAGGTGGAGGCCCTGCTGGCGGAAAGGGAGAAGGCCCGTAGGGACAGGGACTTCAAAAGGGCCGATTCGATCAGGGACGAACTGGCTTCCAGGGGCATCATCCTCGAGGATACGCCCCACGGGACCCGCTGGAAACGTTCCTGA
- a CDS encoding ABC transporter ATP-binding protein, with protein sequence MRLSPVQSEPLVAMRGIDKIFVGVKANAGVDFDLDRGEVHTLLGENGAGKSTLMNILSGLYTPDAGTITVKGRAQAFRSPRDALRAGIGMVHQHFMLVPTLSVWENVALGLEDNPFLMDKAPIVERIRGIQDRYGIHVDPMTPVWQLSIGEQQRVAIIKALYRSADILILDEPTSVLTPQEARALFGTIRQITAEGHGVVFISHKLDEVMDISDRITVLRRGRKVATVPVAEVTKESLADKMVGRKVVFQVGRTLQNPGRVVLEARDLVVIGDRGRTRVDHFSFNVKQREVLGLAGVSGNGQEELCDALSGIRKIERGSIVVDGYELAGRPIREFQKRGVSYIPADRIGTGLVRGMNLRENIALRKYWRKEFTRFRFFIHWENIAGRTGQLVERFGVVHPGLGYPARLLSGGNLQKLMLARELSDDPKVVIAVQPTWGLDVSATHFVRETLLEQRDRGAGVLLVSDDLEEIFSLSDRIAVMHNGRLMGLVEDPDSVTEEQLGLMMAGTCLEEFCPHGTETPSASGKVV encoded by the coding sequence ATGCGATTGTCACCGGTTCAATCTGAACCTCTTGTCGCGATGCGGGGGATAGATAAAATTTTCGTCGGCGTCAAGGCCAACGCCGGGGTGGATTTCGACCTCGACAGGGGAGAGGTCCATACCCTTCTCGGCGAGAACGGCGCGGGCAAGAGTACCCTTATGAACATCCTCAGCGGCCTTTACACCCCCGACGCCGGTACCATAACCGTCAAGGGGAGAGCCCAGGCCTTCAGAAGCCCCCGGGATGCCCTCCGGGCGGGCATTGGCATGGTCCACCAGCACTTCATGCTCGTGCCGACCCTCTCCGTCTGGGAGAACGTGGCCCTGGGCCTCGAGGACAACCCCTTTCTGATGGACAAGGCCCCCATTGTCGAAAGGATAAGGGGCATCCAGGACAGGTACGGGATCCACGTCGACCCCATGACGCCCGTGTGGCAGCTTTCCATCGGCGAACAGCAGAGGGTGGCCATAATCAAGGCCCTCTACCGCAGCGCCGATATATTGATCCTCGACGAGCCCACCTCGGTGCTGACGCCCCAGGAAGCGCGGGCCCTTTTCGGGACCATCCGGCAGATCACCGCCGAAGGGCACGGAGTCGTGTTCATCTCCCACAAACTCGATGAGGTCATGGACATATCGGACCGCATCACCGTGCTCCGCAGGGGCAGGAAGGTGGCCACCGTTCCCGTCGCGGAAGTCACCAAGGAATCGCTGGCCGACAAGATGGTCGGGAGGAAGGTGGTCTTCCAGGTAGGCAGGACCCTGCAGAACCCCGGCAGGGTGGTGCTGGAGGCCAGGGACCTGGTAGTGATAGGGGATCGCGGGAGGACGCGGGTGGACCACTTTTCCTTCAACGTCAAGCAAAGGGAGGTCCTCGGGCTGGCCGGCGTCTCGGGTAACGGACAGGAAGAGCTTTGCGACGCCCTGTCGGGAATCAGGAAGATCGAAAGAGGAAGCATCGTGGTCGACGGGTACGAGTTGGCGGGGCGGCCCATAAGGGAGTTTCAGAAAAGAGGCGTAAGCTATATACCGGCCGACAGGATCGGGACCGGCCTCGTCAGGGGAATGAACCTCAGGGAGAATATCGCCCTGAGGAAATACTGGAGAAAAGAGTTCACGCGGTTCCGCTTTTTCATCCACTGGGAAAATATCGCCGGCCGCACGGGCCAACTGGTGGAGAGATTCGGCGTCGTCCACCCCGGGCTGGGCTACCCGGCCCGGCTGCTATCCGGCGGGAACCTGCAGAAACTCATGCTGGCCAGGGAATTGTCCGACGACCCCAAGGTGGTCATTGCCGTTCAACCCACCTGGGGGCTCGATGTAAGCGCCACCCACTTCGTGAGGGAAACCCTCCTGGAGCAGAGGGACCGGGGAGCGGGCGTCCTCCTGGTTTCCGACGACCTGGAGGAGATCTTCTCCCTCAGCGATCGTATCGCGGTGATGCACAACGGGAGACTGATGGGCCTCGTGGAGGATCCCGACAGCGTCACCGAGGAACAACTGGGGCTCATGATGGCCGGCACGTGCCTCGAAGAGTTTTGCCCCCACGGCACGGAAACCCCATCTGCTTCGGGAAAGGTGGTCTGA
- the gpt gene encoding xanthine phosphoribosyltransferase, which translates to MKETDSRYKKTYPVSWSQLHNDCRALAWRLLEKRSDWERIIAIARGGLVPAAIIARELDIHFIDTICVSSYTVRAQGGFKVLKNVDGDGERSLIIDDLVDTGKTAKIVREMLPLSHFATVYAKPDGRPLTDTYITEVSQETWILFPWDSEPQYQYIEPIADLSRNGQKG; encoded by the coding sequence ATGAAAGAAACTGACAGCCGCTACAAGAAAACCTACCCCGTTTCCTGGAGCCAGCTCCACAACGACTGCAGGGCCCTGGCGTGGAGGCTGCTGGAAAAACGCTCCGACTGGGAGAGGATCATCGCCATAGCCAGGGGCGGACTTGTCCCGGCCGCCATAATCGCCAGGGAACTCGACATCCATTTTATCGACACCATCTGCGTCTCCAGCTACACCGTCAGGGCCCAGGGAGGCTTCAAGGTCCTGAAGAATGTCGACGGCGACGGCGAGAGGTCCCTGATAATCGATGACCTGGTCGATACGGGCAAGACGGCAAAAATCGTCAGGGAGATGCTCCCCCTGAGCCACTTCGCCACGGTCTACGCCAAGCCCGACGGGAGACCCCTCACCGACACCTATATCACCGAGGTCAGCCAGGAAACCTGGATACTCTTCCCCTGGGATTCCGAACCCCAGTACCAGTACATCGAGCCCATCGCCGACCTCTCGAGGAACGGTCAAAAGGGTTGA
- a CDS encoding excinuclease ABC subunit UvrC: MDLEKTGIEKKVASLPLRPGVYLFLDEKRNVIYVGKAKSLRKRVQSYFRHGGFASPRLRKLVSSIRDISFIRTETEAEALITEARLIKQYQPFFNIDLKMGERYPYVKITNEPFPRIVITRHREEGDGADYIGPFVSAGELRQMLRLVERFFPLRICRTDSRDGKWAARPCVRYDLGRCLGPCAGLADPSEYRERVADIVLLLRGQSASLVGRLRERMDKASASLDFETAGRLRDTIRAIWRLSRRHVSLVFSDPLDGRTWKSLTKLQEELSLPDLPWRIEGFDVSHFAGGEAYGVCVVFEQGLPNPSLYRRYKIRTVEGVDDFRSMAEILERRYKRLLDESGVFPQLILIDGGRGQLSFAVDVLKSLGLADIPVAAIAEREELIFVPDREEPIALPRESEALMLLQRVRDESHRFALAANRRAGRKRMSRSSLEDVPGIGKILASRLLSRFGSVARISTLAPEEIASVRGVGAEAAKRIIHHLGGRESDDGDE, from the coding sequence ATGGACCTGGAGAAAACGGGTATTGAGAAGAAAGTGGCGTCCCTGCCCTTGCGACCCGGCGTTTACCTCTTCCTCGACGAGAAAAGAAATGTTATATACGTGGGCAAGGCCAAGTCGCTCAGGAAAAGGGTCCAGTCCTATTTCAGGCATGGCGGGTTCGCCTCGCCCCGTCTCAGGAAGCTGGTATCTTCCATAAGGGATATCTCCTTCATCAGGACCGAGACGGAAGCGGAGGCCCTCATAACCGAAGCCAGGCTGATAAAACAGTACCAGCCCTTTTTCAACATCGATCTCAAGATGGGGGAGCGGTATCCCTATGTGAAGATCACCAATGAACCCTTCCCCCGCATCGTGATCACCAGGCACCGCGAGGAGGGGGACGGCGCGGATTACATCGGGCCCTTCGTGAGCGCCGGCGAACTGCGCCAGATGCTCAGGCTGGTGGAGAGGTTTTTCCCTCTGAGGATCTGCAGGACCGACTCCCGGGACGGCAAATGGGCCGCGAGGCCCTGCGTAAGGTACGACCTGGGGAGATGCCTGGGCCCTTGTGCCGGCCTCGCCGACCCGTCGGAATACCGGGAGAGGGTTGCCGACATTGTGCTCCTCCTGCGGGGGCAGTCCGCCTCCCTCGTGGGAAGGCTGAGGGAGAGGATGGACAAGGCGTCCGCCTCGCTGGATTTCGAGACCGCCGGAAGGTTGAGGGACACTATAAGGGCCATTTGGAGGCTATCCAGGAGGCATGTATCCCTGGTCTTCTCCGATCCCCTCGACGGCAGGACCTGGAAGAGCCTGACCAAACTCCAGGAGGAGTTGTCCCTGCCGGACCTTCCGTGGAGGATCGAGGGGTTTGACGTCTCCCATTTCGCCGGGGGGGAGGCCTACGGCGTCTGCGTTGTCTTCGAACAGGGCCTGCCCAACCCCTCCCTTTACAGGAGGTACAAGATCCGCACCGTGGAGGGGGTCGATGACTTCCGGTCCATGGCGGAGATCCTGGAGAGAAGGTACAAACGGCTCCTGGATGAGTCGGGGGTTTTCCCGCAACTCATCCTCATCGACGGGGGGCGAGGGCAGCTCTCCTTTGCCGTGGACGTGCTAAAGAGCCTGGGGCTTGCCGATATCCCGGTGGCCGCCATCGCGGAAAGGGAGGAACTGATCTTCGTGCCCGACAGGGAGGAGCCCATCGCGCTTCCCCGGGAGAGCGAGGCTTTGATGCTCCTCCAGAGGGTTCGGGATGAATCGCACCGTTTCGCCCTGGCGGCCAACAGGAGAGCCGGAAGAAAAAGGATGTCCCGCTCGTCGCTGGAGGATGTGCCCGGCATAGGGAAGATCCTCGCCTCAAGGCTCCTTTCGAGGTTCGGCAGCGTCGCCAGGATATCCACCCTGGCCCCGGAAGAGATTGCCTCCGTAAGGGGTGTCGGCGCCGAAGCGGCGAAAAGGATAATTCACCACCTGGGGGGTCGGGAATCGGATGATGGAGATGAATGA
- a CDS encoding ABC transporter permease: protein MRYRIVLRRRFKTGLLFEGILPVLSVVAALIFAGGALSIFGISPVATYKAMFRGALGSGYGLSEVMVKTIPLVISGVAVALAFRMKAWNIGAEGQIYLGALASAAAVRFLPSGNHAAMLLTMTAAAALAGGAWGFAAGFLKSRWNVNEVITTLMLNYIGIHLADFFIYGSWRDPSSLGFPMTPSFPPSARLPQFFGTRVHLGIVIAVLLVLVFRLVIRWTRWGFEIRAIGDNPRAAVYSGIHYGRNVELVLFISGAIAGLAGMTEIAGLQGRLQPGFSPGYGYTAIIVAWLARLNPWAIMIVSFFMGVLLVGGEAIQVIMRLPLASVQVIQGCILFSVLGFEFFRNYKVFLVRKESG, encoded by the coding sequence ATGAGGTACCGGATAGTTCTGAGGAGAAGGTTCAAGACGGGATTGCTCTTCGAAGGGATCCTTCCCGTCCTTTCGGTCGTGGCCGCCCTGATTTTTGCCGGGGGCGCCCTGTCGATCTTCGGGATATCGCCCGTGGCGACCTACAAGGCCATGTTCCGGGGCGCCCTCGGGAGCGGCTACGGTTTGAGCGAGGTGATGGTCAAGACCATTCCCCTGGTCATCTCGGGAGTAGCCGTGGCCCTTGCCTTCAGGATGAAGGCCTGGAATATCGGAGCCGAGGGGCAGATATACCTTGGGGCCTTGGCCTCGGCCGCCGCGGTTCGCTTTCTCCCGTCGGGAAACCACGCCGCCATGCTTCTGACCATGACGGCGGCGGCAGCCCTGGCCGGCGGGGCCTGGGGGTTCGCGGCCGGGTTCCTGAAGTCCCGGTGGAACGTGAACGAGGTGATCACCACCCTCATGCTCAACTATATCGGCATTCACCTGGCCGATTTCTTCATCTACGGATCCTGGCGGGATCCCTCCAGCCTCGGATTTCCCATGACGCCCTCCTTTCCTCCTTCTGCGCGGCTGCCGCAATTTTTCGGCACCCGGGTCCACCTGGGGATAGTGATCGCGGTGCTCCTGGTGCTGGTGTTCAGACTGGTGATCCGATGGACCCGCTGGGGTTTCGAGATACGGGCCATCGGGGACAATCCCAGGGCGGCGGTCTATTCCGGAATACACTACGGCAGAAATGTGGAACTGGTGTTATTCATCTCCGGAGCCATCGCGGGCTTGGCCGGGATGACCGAGATCGCGGGACTCCAGGGCCGCCTGCAGCCGGGTTTCTCGCCGGGTTATGGTTATACGGCGATAATCGTGGCCTGGCTGGCCAGGCTCAACCCGTGGGCGATAATGATTGTCTCCTTCTTTATGGGGGTCCTCCTCGTCGGCGGCGAGGCCATCCAGGTTATCATGAGGCTACCCCTCGCCAGCGTGCAGGTCATACAGGGCTGCATCCTTTTCTCGGTCCTGGGTTTTGAATTCTTCCGCAACTACAAGGTATTCCTGGTGAGAAAGGAGAGCGGTTAG
- the ribD gene encoding bifunctional diaminohydroxyphosphoribosylaminopyrimidine deaminase/5-amino-6-(5-phosphoribosylamino)uracil reductase RibD, with the protein MRTVLSLALRGTGRVSPNPLVGCVIAAPRGIVGWGYHAEVGGAHAEAVALGRAAERARGATLYVNLEPCRHHGRTPPCAPRIIEAGAARVVAGMADPDPRMSGGSFSMMREAGIEVIQGVLEERCRGVNRGFLSRLERGRPWVTLKGAMTLDGNMAMPSGESRWISNSSSRVRSHLLRDACDAVMVGIGTVAADDPLLTVRDTTGSDPLSVVLDPSLRISPSARLARSGTLIFYSRKAPGEKMRHLEEKGCILYMVAADPEGRPLLESVLEKLAERGVNRLLVEGGPGILGSFLARRLFDDVTLFVSPRFSGKGHGIGEGFALERLADSIGVMVVSTRNLEGDLWLEGVNPCSLDWLNALRR; encoded by the coding sequence ATGAGGACGGTCCTGAGCCTTGCCCTCAGGGGAACGGGCAGGGTAAGCCCCAACCCCCTGGTGGGGTGCGTGATAGCCGCCCCCCGCGGAATCGTGGGTTGGGGGTATCACGCCGAGGTCGGCGGAGCCCACGCCGAGGCCGTCGCCCTGGGCCGGGCCGCCGAAAGGGCACGGGGGGCGACGTTGTACGTCAACCTCGAACCATGCCGTCATCACGGCAGGACCCCTCCCTGTGCCCCCAGGATCATCGAGGCGGGCGCCGCCAGGGTCGTCGCCGGCATGGCCGACCCGGACCCGAGGATGTCCGGCGGGAGTTTCTCCATGATGAGGGAAGCGGGGATCGAGGTCATCCAGGGCGTTTTGGAGGAGAGATGCAGAGGGGTAAACCGAGGCTTCCTTTCCAGGTTGGAGCGGGGCCGCCCCTGGGTCACCCTCAAAGGAGCCATGACGCTTGACGGGAACATGGCCATGCCTTCCGGGGAGAGCCGCTGGATCAGCAACTCCTCTTCCCGGGTGAGGTCCCACCTGTTGCGGGACGCCTGCGATGCGGTCATGGTGGGAATCGGCACCGTAGCGGCCGACGATCCCTTGCTGACCGTCAGGGACACCACCGGAAGCGATCCTCTTTCCGTCGTTCTCGACCCCTCCCTTCGGATATCCCCGTCGGCCAGGCTCGCCAGGTCGGGGACCCTCATTTTTTACTCCCGGAAGGCCCCGGGGGAAAAAATGAGGCACCTGGAGGAAAAAGGTTGTATACTTTACATGGTCGCGGCCGACCCCGAGGGAAGGCCCCTTTTGGAAAGCGTCCTGGAAAAACTTGCCGAAAGGGGAGTCAACCGGCTACTGGTCGAGGGGGGGCCCGGTATACTGGGTTCATTCCTGGCCCGGAGGCTTTTTGACGACGTCACGCTCTTTGTGTCTCCGAGGTTTTCGGGAAAAGGCCATGGCATCGGCGAAGGGTTCGCCCTCGAAAGGCTCGCCGATTCCATAGGGGTTATGGTCGTGAGCACCAGGAACCTGGAGGGCGACCTGTGGCTGGAGGGGGTCAATCCATGTTCACTGGACTGGTTGAACGCACTGCGAAGGTAA
- a CDS encoding riboflavin synthase translates to MFTGLVERTAKVTGLVRSGGIFELEIGDVPFDWELKRGDSISVSGVCLSVVVSKRGSFTAQMMPETSENTILGSVKPGYRVNLERAMPASGRFEGHIVTGHVDLVSRVVGLKNLGQSRELDFYLPAAATGFVARKGSIAVQGVSLTVIGSEGGRFGVGLIPETLTDTTLGDLRIGDPVNVEYDILSKYLVNLLEKRASHEEGGLTLDRLAEMGWS, encoded by the coding sequence ATGTTCACTGGACTGGTTGAACGCACTGCGAAGGTAACCGGACTTGTGAGGTCCGGCGGGATCTTCGAACTGGAAATAGGAGATGTCCCCTTCGACTGGGAGCTGAAAAGAGGGGATTCAATCTCCGTATCGGGCGTGTGCCTTTCTGTGGTGGTGAGTAAAAGAGGGAGTTTCACGGCACAAATGATGCCGGAAACTTCGGAGAATACCATCCTGGGAAGCGTCAAACCCGGTTACCGGGTCAACCTCGAGAGGGCCATGCCGGCCTCGGGACGATTCGAGGGGCATATCGTCACTGGCCACGTGGACCTGGTTTCGAGAGTGGTGGGTCTCAAAAACCTGGGACAGAGCCGGGAACTTGACTTCTACCTTCCCGCCGCCGCCACCGGCTTCGTGGCGAGAAAAGGCTCCATTGCCGTTCAGGGGGTCAGCCTGACGGTCATAGGGAGCGAAGGGGGGCGTTTCGGGGTCGGGCTCATTCCGGAGACGCTGACCGACACCACGCTGGGCGATCTCCGGATTGGCGACCCGGTGAACGTGGAGTACGATATACTATCGAAATACTTGGTGAATCTTCTCGAGAAACGAGCTTCCCACGAGGAAGGCGGACTGACCCTGGACAGACTGGCTGAAATGGGATGGTCATAA
- a CDS encoding 6,7-dimethyl-8-ribityllumazine synthase — protein sequence MKTIQGKLVGTGLRFFLAVSRFNELISSRLLEGAKDFLLRHDVQAQDIEVAWVPGAWELSLVARESALTGKYDAIIALGAVIRGDTPHFDFVASEVCKGLAMVELEQRIPVAFGVLTCDTLEQALLRAGSKSGNKGADAAAAAIEMADLLRQMRKS from the coding sequence ATGAAGACGATCCAGGGCAAACTCGTGGGTACCGGCCTGCGTTTCTTCCTTGCGGTCTCCCGGTTCAACGAACTTATTTCCTCGAGGCTCCTGGAAGGAGCCAAGGATTTTCTTTTGAGGCACGATGTGCAGGCCCAGGATATCGAGGTCGCCTGGGTTCCCGGGGCCTGGGAGCTTTCGCTGGTCGCCAGGGAGAGCGCCCTCACCGGCAAATACGACGCTATAATCGCCCTGGGTGCGGTCATCAGGGGTGATACGCCCCACTTCGATTTCGTGGCTTCCGAAGTGTGCAAGGGTCTCGCCATGGTGGAACTTGAACAGAGGATTCCCGTGGCGTTCGGCGTCCTGACCTGCGATACTCTAGAACAGGCGCTCCTCAGAGCCGGGAGCAAGTCGGGGAACAAGGGAGCCGACGCCGCGGCCGCCGCCATCGAGATGGCTGACCTTTTGAGGCAGATGAGAAAATCGTAA
- a CDS encoding ABC transporter permease: MEVLIPIMAAAVRSGTPILYATLGEILTERSGVQNLGLEGLMLMGAFMGFSVTHATGNPWLGVVAAFLAGVVISAVHAFLSISVGANQVVSGLAVAMFGTGASALLGRKMVGLTVTGFGKIALPVLSEIPVLGPVFFYHDPLVYLSYGLAAFLYWFIFHTRPGLNLRAVGESPIVVDAMGLSAARLRYAYTLVGGGLAAVGGSYLSLAYTKMWSEGMSAGRGWIAVALVIFALWNPARAVLGAYLFGGVGAMQLRIQAAGTSFPAPILMMMPYIFTILVLLVLSVKKGKGVFLGSPGALGVPYSREDRT, from the coding sequence ATGGAAGTCCTCATCCCCATCATGGCCGCCGCGGTGAGGAGTGGGACGCCCATCCTCTATGCGACGCTGGGAGAGATCCTCACCGAAAGATCGGGCGTGCAGAACCTGGGTCTCGAGGGCCTGATGCTCATGGGCGCTTTCATGGGGTTCTCCGTGACCCATGCCACGGGGAATCCGTGGCTGGGCGTCGTGGCGGCCTTCCTGGCGGGAGTGGTCATCTCGGCGGTACATGCCTTTCTCTCCATCTCGGTGGGCGCCAACCAGGTGGTGAGCGGATTGGCCGTCGCCATGTTCGGGACCGGCGCCAGTGCACTCCTGGGCAGGAAAATGGTGGGCCTCACCGTGACCGGTTTCGGAAAGATCGCCCTGCCGGTGCTCTCGGAGATCCCGGTCCTGGGGCCGGTTTTCTTCTACCATGACCCCTTGGTCTACCTTTCCTACGGCCTGGCAGCCTTTCTTTACTGGTTCATCTTTCATACCAGGCCGGGGCTGAACCTGAGGGCCGTGGGGGAGTCTCCCATCGTCGTGGATGCCATGGGGCTCAGCGCCGCGAGGTTGCGTTACGCCTATACCCTGGTCGGAGGAGGACTGGCCGCCGTAGGGGGGAGTTACCTCTCCCTGGCCTACACGAAAATGTGGAGCGAGGGGATGAGCGCCGGCCGGGGATGGATCGCCGTGGCGCTGGTGATCTTCGCCCTTTGGAACCCCGCCAGGGCGGTCCTGGGCGCCTACCTTTTCGGAGGCGTGGGAGCCATGCAGCTGAGGATCCAGGCGGCGGGCACGAGCTTCCCGGCGCCGATCCTGATGATGATGCCCTATATTTTCACCATCCTCGTCCTGCTCGTCCTGTCGGTGAAAAAGGGCAAGGGGGTCTTCCTTGGATCCCCCGGGGCTCTCGGGGTACCCTACTCGCGGGAGGACAGGACCTGA
- a CDS encoding bifunctional 3,4-dihydroxy-2-butanone-4-phosphate synthase/GTP cyclohydrolase II, translating to MKKMEGEGKLDEFEKTSATVEEAIEIIRRGGMVIVVDDESRENEGDLVMAAESVDAESINFMVSRGRGLVCVPLDEGVAKRLSLEPMVKENTDLYSTAFTVSVDAREGVTTGISAAERALTARLLASPEASPEMFRRPGHMFPLIARAGGVLKRSGHTEAAVDLARLAGKSPVGTICEIMKDDGTMARFPDLVEFAKVHGLKIITIEDLIRYRNKKEKLVEKVAVVNLPTEYGEFIAHAYLSVLDDTGDKVHLALVKGNISPERDTLVRVHSECLTGDALGSLRCDCGPQLRTAMSMIEAEGNGVLLYMRQEGRGIGLLEKLHAYELQEKGLDTVEANEALGYRPDLRDYGIGAQILADLGLKRIRLITNNPRKIIGLEGHGLEVVDRIPLIISPNAFNEKYLATKENKLGHMLHLKDVIG from the coding sequence ATGAAAAAAATGGAAGGCGAAGGGAAATTGGACGAATTTGAAAAGACCTCCGCGACGGTGGAGGAAGCGATAGAGATAATTCGCCGCGGTGGGATGGTCATCGTCGTGGACGATGAGTCCCGTGAGAACGAGGGCGACCTGGTAATGGCCGCGGAATCGGTCGACGCGGAGAGCATAAACTTCATGGTCTCCCGGGGAAGGGGGCTTGTCTGCGTCCCCCTGGATGAAGGGGTCGCGAAGAGGTTGAGCTTGGAGCCCATGGTCAAGGAGAACACCGATTTGTACTCCACGGCCTTCACCGTGAGCGTCGACGCCCGGGAGGGCGTCACCACGGGGATATCGGCCGCGGAAAGGGCCCTCACGGCAAGGCTCCTGGCTTCCCCCGAGGCTTCCCCGGAGATGTTCCGAAGGCCGGGGCACATGTTCCCCCTCATAGCGAGGGCAGGAGGGGTCCTTAAAAGGTCCGGCCATACCGAGGCCGCCGTGGATCTCGCCAGGCTCGCGGGAAAATCGCCGGTGGGCACCATCTGCGAAATTATGAAGGACGACGGGACCATGGCCCGGTTCCCCGACCTGGTGGAATTCGCAAAGGTCCATGGGCTCAAAATCATCACCATCGAGGATCTCATCCGGTATAGGAACAAGAAGGAAAAACTGGTGGAAAAGGTCGCGGTGGTAAACCTTCCGACGGAGTACGGCGAGTTCATCGCCCATGCTTACCTATCCGTGCTGGATGATACCGGGGACAAGGTGCATCTCGCGCTGGTGAAGGGAAATATTTCCCCGGAAAGGGATACCCTGGTCAGGGTTCATTCCGAGTGCCTGACGGGCGATGCCCTGGGCTCCCTGAGGTGCGACTGCGGTCCGCAGCTGAGAACCGCCATGAGCATGATCGAGGCCGAGGGGAACGGGGTTTTGCTGTACATGAGGCAGGAGGGTCGAGGGATAGGGCTGCTGGAAAAACTGCATGCCTACGAATTGCAGGAGAAGGGCCTGGACACCGTGGAGGCCAACGAGGCGCTTGGCTACAGGCCCGACCTAAGGGATTACGGTATCGGCGCCCAGATCCTCGCCGACCTGGGCCTGAAAAGGATCAGGCTTATCACGAACAATCCCCGGAAGATCATTGGCCTTGAAGGCCATGGCCTGGAGGTGGTGGACAGGATTCCCCTCATCATCTCTCCCAACGCCTTCAACGAGAAGTACCTGGCCACGAAGGAAAATAAACTGGGACATATGCTCCACCTGAAGGACGTTATCGGTTAG